The Sulfurimonas sp. genome includes a window with the following:
- the pheA gene encoding prephenate dehydratase translates to MNTLDDCRIKIDELDDKLLEILNERMKVVERVGKIKHDTGGAIYRPEREKAIIERLSAKSKEDGGLLNKEAIEAIFLELFAVSRNLELPERIAYLGPEGSFTHQAAESRFGAMSDYMPLSSIYSVFKTLEAKRAKFGVVPVENSRDGIVGETLDLLAKSSVKIVAELYMPIHMSFATKCKELSDIKKIYSKDKGFGQCREFLNEHGFSDVELIPVESTAKAAILASEEPNSAAICSHIAAKLYGVPILFNDVEDEIGSSTRFVILSDFKNGMSENDKTSIFVQLKDAVKAGALVHFLKDFDDANINMSKIESRPSKDKEGFGYWFFIDFYGHIDEPRIQEIVKKHDGEITWLGSYVKGDNEI, encoded by the coding sequence ATGAATACATTAGACGATTGTCGTATAAAGATTGACGAGCTTGATGACAAACTACTAGAAATACTAAATGAACGTATGAAAGTAGTAGAACGTGTTGGAAAGATCAAACACGATACAGGTGGTGCTATTTATAGACCTGAACGTGAAAAAGCTATTATTGAACGTTTAAGTGCTAAAAGTAAAGAAGACGGCGGCTTGTTAAATAAAGAAGCTATAGAGGCTATATTTTTAGAACTGTTTGCAGTATCACGTAATCTTGAATTACCTGAACGCATTGCGTATCTAGGACCTGAAGGAAGTTTTACTCATCAAGCTGCTGAGAGTCGTTTTGGTGCTATGAGTGATTATATGCCACTTAGTTCTATATATTCTGTATTTAAAACACTAGAAGCAAAACGTGCCAAATTTGGTGTAGTACCAGTTGAGAACTCACGTGATGGAATTGTAGGTGAAACACTTGATCTCCTGGCAAAGTCATCTGTGAAAATTGTAGCTGAGCTATATATGCCTATCCATATGTCGTTTGCAACTAAATGTAAAGAGCTTAGTGATATCAAAAAAATATATTCAAAAGACAAAGGTTTTGGACAATGTCGTGAATTTTTAAATGAACATGGGTTCTCAGACGTAGAACTAATACCAGTTGAGAGTACGGCAAAAGCTGCAATTTTAGCCAGCGAAGAGCCTAATTCTGCTGCGATCTGTTCTCATATTGCAGCGAAGCTTTATGGAGTACCTATACTTTTTAACGATGTTGAAGACGAGATTGGTAGTTCAACAAGATTTGTAATTTTGAGTGACTTTAAAAACGGGATGAGTGAAAATGATAAAACTTCTATTTTTGTACAGTTAAAAGATGCCGTAAAAGCAGGTGCACTTGTACATTTTTTAAAAGACTTTGATGATGCCAATATTAATATGTCTAAAATAGAATCACGCCCTTCTAAAGACAAAGAAGGATTTGGATATTGGTTTTTTATAGATTTTTACGGTCATATTGATGAACCTAGAATACAAGAGATAGTAAAAAAACATGATGGAGAGATAACATGGCTGGGAAGCTATGTAAAGGGTGATAATGAAATTTAA
- the fliG gene encoding flagellar motor switch protein FliG, whose product MNLNQVQQAQFDEMSMGEKIAILLLQLGEEITSTLFTNMNVDSITEVSKFIAKDKTVDRGVATAILEEFYAIFQSGQYLTSGGLEYARELLYRTLGPEEAKKVLEKLSKSMQESQNFSYLSKIKPQQLSDFIINEHPQTIALILAHMDSTEAADTLSFFPDELRSEVSMRMAKLGDISPSVIKRVSAVLESKLESLASYKVEVGGPRAVADIFNRLGAKSSKATLSQIEQQDEELATIIKEMMFTFEDISTLDRTAITEILKAIDKKELMLALKSAPEELKEKFMSAMSERAQEAFLEEMQFLGAVKMKDVEGAQRKIVETVNGLAEAGTIQMGSNEEMVE is encoded by the coding sequence ATGAATTTAAATCAGGTGCAACAGGCTCAATTTGATGAGATGAGTATGGGAGAAAAGATCGCTATACTTTTATTGCAGCTTGGTGAAGAGATAACTTCTACACTTTTTACGAATATGAACGTTGACAGCATAACTGAAGTGTCAAAGTTTATAGCTAAAGATAAAACTGTTGATCGTGGAGTTGCAACGGCTATACTTGAAGAGTTTTATGCGATCTTCCAGTCTGGTCAGTATCTGACAAGTGGTGGTTTAGAATATGCAAGAGAGTTATTATATAGAACACTAGGTCCTGAAGAAGCTAAGAAAGTACTTGAAAAACTTTCAAAGTCTATGCAGGAATCTCAGAACTTTTCATATCTTTCAAAAATTAAGCCGCAACAGCTTTCAGACTTTATTATTAATGAGCACCCGCAGACTATTGCACTTATTTTAGCTCATATGGATTCAACCGAAGCTGCAGATACATTAAGTTTCTTCCCTGATGAATTAAGAAGTGAAGTATCTATGAGAATGGCAAAACTAGGTGATATCTCTCCATCTGTTATTAAAAGAGTTTCAGCGGTGCTTGAATCTAAACTTGAATCTCTAGCCTCATATAAAGTTGAGGTTGGTGGACCGCGTGCAGTTGCCGATATCTTCAACCGTCTTGGTGCTAAGAGTTCCAAAGCTACTCTATCTCAAATTGAGCAGCAAGATGAAGAACTTGCAACTATCATTAAAGAGATGATGTTTACGTTTGAAGACATCTCTACTCTTGATAGGACAGCTATTACGGAAATACTTAAAGCAATCGATAAGAAAGAGCTTATGCTTGCTCTTAAATCAGCTCCTGAAGAGCTTAAAGAGAAATTTATGTCTGCGATGAGTGAGCGTGCACAAGAGGCATTCTTAGAAGAGATGCAGTTCCTTGGTGCAGTTAAAATGAAAGATGTTGAGGGTGCTCAGCGTAAAATCGTTGAAACTGTTAATGGACTTGCCGAAGCTGGAACTATTCAGATGGGTAGCAACGAAGAGATGGTGGAGTAG
- the ovoA gene encoding 5-histidylcysteine sulfoxide synthase codes for MSKLSLYPPTLHGTTIEDKRQEILEYFHNTYDLFEMMFEILKDDIVFYKKSEPTRHPMIFYFGHTAVFYINKLINMNIIDKRINENFESIFAVGVDEMEWDDLDPSRYKWPEVSQVREYRNKVRERVDKLIKEIDFTLPITWDSDMWIVLMAIEHERIHIETSSVLHRQMPLEFIKEIPEFKTWDDMNSVVYNSLVKIPKTHVKLGKEYDDKYYGWDNEYGIYEEEVEEFSTSKYLVSNAEFMEFVKEGGYEKKEYWCDEGKEFLKKTNAKHPPFWIKEDKGYSFRALTKKIRMPLSWPVEVNNLEAMAFCRYKSKKDAKDYTLPSEAEYEAICKYVGVEDIQSEFYANHNFDMIGSVSVNINEYFSADQNSLYDVVGNVWQHSRTPIRPFEGFRVHEAYDDFTTPTYDEKHALILGSSWASSGNLIMKHSRYAFRRHFYQHAGFRYVQTNMKNDKNTQADMMDDIKKNYKLQFESEFYNKIIPELLKYIDKRSKALDLACGCGMVSLELSSEFEKVEGIEFSARFIKEAIEIKNNSKNGYKNVEFWQGDIKNLKPNFKDYDFVFLSNLKEKKVDVDSFLKYAYTRMNESSVFVLLDFENCYDSNIKDKFSLLDKKEIEGYQLSVWRKS; via the coding sequence TTGAGTAAATTAAGTCTTTATCCGCCTACACTACACGGTACAACCATAGAAGACAAACGTCAAGAGATTTTAGAATATTTTCACAATACTTATGATCTATTTGAGATGATGTTTGAAATTTTAAAAGACGATATCGTATTTTATAAAAAGAGTGAGCCCACACGTCATCCTATGATCTTTTACTTTGGCCATACTGCAGTATTCTATATTAACAAACTTATAAATATGAATATAATAGATAAAAGGATCAACGAGAATTTTGAATCGATATTTGCAGTTGGTGTGGATGAGATGGAGTGGGATGACCTGGACCCATCAAGATACAAGTGGCCTGAAGTTTCACAGGTAAGAGAGTATAGAAACAAAGTAAGAGAACGTGTTGATAAACTTATAAAAGAGATAGACTTTACTTTACCTATTACGTGGGATAGTGATATGTGGATAGTTCTGATGGCAATTGAGCATGAACGCATACATATTGAAACTTCAAGTGTACTACACCGTCAAATGCCCTTAGAATTTATAAAAGAGATTCCTGAGTTCAAAACTTGGGATGATATGAATTCAGTTGTTTATAATTCACTTGTAAAGATTCCTAAAACTCATGTAAAACTTGGAAAAGAGTATGATGATAAATATTACGGCTGGGATAATGAGTATGGAATATATGAAGAAGAAGTAGAAGAGTTTAGCACATCAAAATATCTGGTTTCAAATGCAGAGTTTATGGAATTTGTAAAAGAGGGTGGATATGAGAAAAAAGAGTATTGGTGCGATGAAGGTAAGGAGTTTTTAAAAAAAACAAATGCCAAACATCCGCCCTTTTGGATCAAAGAAGATAAAGGTTATAGTTTTAGAGCATTAACTAAAAAAATAAGGATGCCGCTATCTTGGCCTGTTGAGGTAAACAACCTTGAAGCCATGGCATTTTGCAGATACAAATCAAAAAAAGATGCAAAAGATTATACGCTTCCTAGTGAAGCAGAGTATGAAGCGATATGTAAATATGTAGGTGTTGAAGATATTCAAAGTGAATTTTATGCTAACCATAACTTTGACATGATAGGAAGTGTATCTGTAAATATAAATGAGTATTTTAGCGCTGATCAAAATAGTCTTTACGATGTTGTAGGGAATGTTTGGCAGCATTCACGAACACCGATTCGTCCATTTGAAGGCTTCCGTGTTCATGAAGCATATGATGACTTTACAACACCTACTTACGATGAAAAACACGCACTTATACTTGGATCTTCATGGGCAAGCAGCGGAAACTTGATAATGAAGCATTCACGCTATGCTTTTAGACGTCATTTTTATCAACATGCCGGTTTTAGATATGTCCAGACAAATATGAAAAACGATAAAAACACGCAAGCCGATATGATGGATGATATAAAGAAGAACTATAAACTACAATTTGAAAGTGAGTTTTACAATAAAATTATCCCAGAGTTATTGAAATATATTGATAAAAGATCTAAGGCTTTAGATTTAGCTTGTGGGTGCGGCATGGTAAGTCTTGAACTCTCAAGTGAGTTTGAAAAAGTTGAAGGGATTGAGTTTTCTGCCAGATTTATAAAAGAAGCTATAGAGATAAAAAACAATTCTAAAAACGGGTATAAAAATGTTGAATTCTGGCAGGGTGATATAAAAAATCTAAAACCAAATTTTAAAGATTACGACTTTGTTTTTTTGAGTAACTTAAAAGAGAAAAAAGTTGATGTAGATAGCTTTTTAAAATATGCTTATACAAGGATGAATGAGTCTTCTGTATTTGTTTTATTAGATTTTGAAAACTGCTATGATAGTAATATAAAAGATAAGTTTTCACTTTTGGATAAAAAAGAGATAGAAGGATATCAACTAAGTGTTTGGAGAAAAAGTTGA
- the dxs gene encoding 1-deoxy-D-xylulose-5-phosphate synthase, with product MDIKSKNIKELESICSDIREKILEVVSKNGGHLSSTLGATELIVAMHKVFDSKKDPFIFDVSHQSYAHKLVTGRWDEFDSLRKFGGLSGYTKPSESDDDYFVAGHSSTSISLGVGAAKAIALKGEQEKRIPVVMIGDGSMTAGMVYEALNELGDRKYPMVIILNDNEMSIAKPIGALSRMLSSAMASPFYQRFKKNTESFVDNFGDSAHYIARRMEESLKLITPGIMFEEMGIDYIGPIDGHDLKSLIETFELAKKLGKPVIVHAQTLKGKGYEIAEGKEEKWHGVGPFDIENGASSKKSSSKSATQIYTEALMHLAKRNEKIVGATAAMPSGTGLSELMETYPDRFWDVAIAEQHAVTSMAALAKEGYKPFCTIYSTFLQRGYDQVIHDTCLLDLPVVFALDRAGIVGEDGETHQGVFDISFLRAIPNMTLFAPRDEKSFHQAMAFASEYEHPCSLRYPRGSFTETDLPESEEFELGKSQLLRSSKGEKLFIGYGAGVNRAYETAQLMDEDVSILDLRFVKPLDCEMLKDLSTKHKKWYVFSDSSKAGGVGSAILEFLSDEKITDIILESFEYGDKFITHGNTKLVEESLGLLPEQLAKKIQG from the coding sequence ATGGATATAAAATCAAAAAATATTAAAGAATTAGAATCTATTTGTAGTGATATAAGAGAAAAAATTTTAGAAGTAGTAAGTAAAAACGGCGGGCATCTAAGTTCAACACTAGGTGCAACAGAGCTAATTGTAGCTATGCACAAGGTGTTTGACAGCAAAAAAGACCCTTTTATATTTGATGTATCTCACCAATCGTATGCACATAAATTAGTTACTGGCAGATGGGATGAGTTTGATTCTCTTAGAAAATTCGGTGGACTTAGCGGATACACTAAGCCAAGTGAGAGTGATGATGATTATTTTGTCGCAGGTCACAGTTCAACTTCAATCTCTTTAGGTGTAGGAGCTGCAAAAGCAATTGCTCTAAAAGGTGAACAGGAAAAACGTATACCTGTTGTAATGATCGGTGATGGTTCAATGACTGCAGGCATGGTTTATGAAGCATTAAATGAGCTTGGTGATAGAAAATATCCTATGGTTATAATACTTAACGATAATGAGATGAGTATTGCAAAACCTATTGGTGCACTTAGTCGTATGCTTTCATCTGCGATGGCAAGTCCTTTTTATCAAAGATTTAAAAAAAATACTGAGAGTTTTGTAGATAATTTTGGTGATAGTGCTCACTACATTGCAAGAAGAATGGAGGAGTCACTAAAGCTAATAACTCCGGGTATTATGTTTGAAGAGATGGGAATTGATTATATCGGTCCGATAGACGGGCATGATCTAAAGTCGCTTATAGAGACATTTGAGTTGGCAAAAAAACTAGGCAAACCTGTTATTGTTCATGCTCAAACTCTAAAGGGTAAGGGTTATGAGATAGCTGAGGGTAAAGAGGAGAAATGGCATGGTGTTGGTCCATTTGATATAGAAAATGGAGCCTCGTCAAAAAAGTCATCTTCAAAATCAGCAACTCAGATATATACAGAAGCACTTATGCACTTGGCAAAACGTAATGAAAAAATAGTTGGTGCAACTGCAGCTATGCCAAGCGGAACAGGTCTAAGTGAGCTGATGGAGACATACCCTGATAGATTTTGGGATGTGGCAATTGCTGAGCAACATGCTGTTACATCTATGGCAGCACTTGCAAAAGAAGGGTATAAGCCTTTTTGTACGATCTACTCTACATTCTTACAGCGTGGATACGATCAGGTTATACACGATACATGTCTTTTAGATCTTCCTGTTGTATTTGCATTAGATCGTGCAGGTATTGTAGGGGAGGATGGTGAAACTCACCAGGGTGTATTTGATATATCGTTTTTACGTGCAATTCCAAACATGACTCTATTTGCACCAAGAGATGAGAAAAGTTTTCATCAGGCTATGGCTTTTGCATCAGAGTATGAACATCCGTGTTCACTGCGTTATCCTAGAGGTTCATTTACAGAGACAGATCTGCCTGAGTCTGAAGAGTTTGAATTAGGAAAATCTCAGCTTTTAAGATCATCTAAAGGCGAAAAGCTCTTTATTGGTTACGGTGCGGGTGTTAACCGTGCATATGAAACAGCCCAGCTGATGGATGAAGATGTAAGTATTTTAGATTTGCGTTTTGTTAAACCGCTTGATTGTGAGATGTTAAAAGATCTAAGCACTAAACATAAAAAGTGGTATGTATTCTCAGACTCTTCTAAAGCAGGTGGTGTAGGTTCTGCTATTTTAGAGTTTTTATCAGATGAGAAAATTACAGATATTATTTTAGAGAGCTTCGAATATGGGGATAAATTTATAACACACGGAAATACGAAACTTGTTGAAGAGTCTTTAGGACTTTTACCTGAACAACTAGCTAAAAAAATTCAAGGTTAA
- the pgeF gene encoding peptidoglycan editing factor PgeF translates to MSLYQSKFFFTSKEDGNLAFHVGDDELKVINNHQILSLKHSYDLEKLVHMKQIHSDIVHIIDEKDNFENPPTCDALITNKKHTPLMVMVADCTPVLFFDEIKGVIAVAHAGRQGAFKNIVKNVLDSFVSDFNSDIKNIKVSIGASICTNCYEVGDEIDQEAKDLNLSYAIERIDEKFYLDVNKIILNQLHECGIKDQNIELTKKCSSCDEKEYYSYRREGQTGRFAGVIILN, encoded by the coding sequence ATGTCATTATATCAGAGTAAATTTTTTTTCACATCCAAAGAGGATGGCAACTTGGCTTTTCATGTAGGTGATGATGAATTGAAGGTTATAAATAACCATCAAATACTTTCTTTAAAACACTCCTACGATCTTGAGAAGCTTGTTCATATGAAACAAATCCATTCCGATATTGTCCATATTATAGATGAAAAAGATAACTTTGAAAACCCTCCCACTTGTGATGCGCTTATAACTAACAAAAAACACACACCTTTAATGGTCATGGTAGCTGACTGTACACCTGTACTTTTTTTTGATGAGATAAAAGGAGTTATAGCAGTTGCACATGCAGGACGTCAGGGTGCATTTAAAAATATTGTTAAAAATGTCCTTGATAGTTTTGTGTCTGACTTTAATTCAGATATTAAAAACATAAAAGTTAGTATTGGTGCGAGTATATGCACAAACTGTTATGAGGTTGGAGATGAGATAGATCAAGAAGCTAAAGATCTAAACCTAAGCTACGCTATTGAAAGAATAGATGAAAAGTTTTACCTTGATGTAAATAAAATAATTTTAAATCAACTGCACGAATGTGGCATTAAAGATCAAAATATTGAACTTACAAAAAAATGTAGTTCATGTGATGAAAAAGAGTATTACTCATATAGACGTGAGGGGCAAACCGGAAGGTTTGCAGGGGTAATTATTTTAAATTAA
- the fliF gene encoding flagellar basal-body MS-ring/collar protein FliF, whose protein sequence is MDFKALFSQLVVLYAKLTKEQKIIIAAAIVGIVGFLIFLVVYTSKTTKDNKYEVLFDKLSSSDAAKVIEQLEKDNVPYKLEDRNVIKVPKEYVYKQRISIASLGIPKDNGVGFELFNEQEFGATSFDQNVKYMRALEGELSRTIEALAPIESASVSLALPKDSLFIQKQIDPTASIMVNIVEDRRLSPKQIRGIKNLVASAVPKLTSENVMLVDSDGETLGDEDEMAQMSELSQVQQRFKNKEEKKKQKKIIEVISPFVGGEQKVRAQVTIEFDFSIKNSTSETFDPENVVRSEQVSEESREGSTPPEVGGVPGTVSNIGPVEGLKSNQITEKYSKNTGTTNYEVGKTVSTIKSQFARVKRITAAVLVDGRYKNKLDENGNMTSDKEYERLSQADLDALSSLVARSIGIDENRGDVITVQNLQFKRSKGIIEVDEVSKIMQFSQTYLAPFSGLFKYIFVLILLLILYKKAISPFAERMLEVTKDEEELERPNLEIDDDEEEDLVEKVQQMRKKVEDQLGVGENFNEDELKYDVLLEKVKTMAEDEPEAIAMLLQTLLSEEQAMSDMKDKG, encoded by the coding sequence ATGGATTTTAAGGCACTTTTTTCACAGTTAGTTGTTTTATACGCAAAGTTAACAAAAGAGCAGAAAATAATCATAGCAGCAGCTATCGTCGGGATAGTTGGATTTTTAATTTTTTTAGTTGTATACACTTCGAAAACTACAAAAGATAATAAATATGAAGTACTTTTTGACAAGTTAAGCTCTTCTGATGCTGCCAAAGTTATTGAGCAGTTGGAAAAAGATAATGTCCCTTATAAGTTAGAAGACAGAAATGTTATTAAAGTTCCTAAAGAGTATGTGTACAAACAAAGAATCTCAATTGCATCTTTGGGAATTCCTAAAGATAACGGCGTAGGATTTGAGTTATTTAACGAGCAAGAGTTCGGTGCTACTAGTTTTGACCAAAATGTAAAATATATGCGTGCTCTAGAGGGTGAGCTCTCTCGTACTATTGAAGCGCTGGCTCCTATTGAGAGTGCCTCAGTTTCTTTAGCCCTTCCAAAAGATTCTCTTTTTATTCAAAAACAGATAGACCCTACGGCATCTATTATGGTAAATATTGTAGAAGACAGAAGACTTTCACCTAAACAGATTCGCGGTATAAAAAATCTTGTTGCATCGGCAGTTCCTAAATTAACAAGTGAAAATGTTATGCTTGTAGATAGTGATGGCGAGACTTTGGGTGATGAAGATGAAATGGCTCAGATGAGTGAGTTATCTCAAGTTCAACAAAGATTTAAAAATAAAGAAGAGAAGAAAAAGCAGAAAAAAATTATTGAAGTAATTTCACCTTTTGTAGGTGGTGAACAAAAAGTTCGTGCGCAAGTTACTATAGAGTTTGATTTTTCAATTAAAAACTCAACTAGTGAAACATTTGATCCTGAAAACGTAGTAAGAAGTGAACAGGTCAGTGAAGAATCACGTGAAGGTTCAACTCCGCCAGAGGTTGGAGGAGTTCCGGGTACAGTTAGTAATATAGGTCCGGTTGAGGGTCTTAAAAGTAACCAAATTACAGAAAAATACTCTAAAAATACAGGTACGACAAACTATGAAGTAGGTAAAACTGTTTCAACGATTAAAAGTCAGTTTGCTAGGGTTAAACGTATAACGGCTGCAGTTTTAGTAGACGGTAGATACAAAAACAAGCTTGATGAAAACGGAAATATGACTAGTGATAAAGAGTATGAACGACTATCGCAAGCTGATTTGGATGCTCTGTCATCTTTAGTTGCACGCTCAATAGGTATAGATGAAAACAGAGGTGATGTTATAACGGTTCAAAACCTTCAATTTAAACGCTCTAAAGGTATTATTGAAGTTGATGAAGTTAGTAAAATTATGCAATTTTCACAAACTTATCTGGCACCGTTCTCTGGACTGTTTAAATATATATTTGTGCTTATATTACTACTTATCCTTTACAAAAAAGCTATATCTCCATTTGCTGAGCGTATGCTTGAGGTTACAAAAGACGAAGAAGAGTTAGAGCGTCCAAATCTTGAAATCGATGATGATGAAGAGGAAGACTTAGTTGAAAAAGTTCAACAAATGCGTAAAAAAGTTGAAGATCAGCTTGGGGTTGGAGAAAACTTTAATGAGGATGAACTTAAATATGATGTACTTCTTGAAAAAGTTAAGACAATGGCTGAAGATGAACCAGAAGCTATCGCGATGTTACTACAGACTCTGTTAAGCGAAGAACAGGCAATGTCTGATATGAAAGATAAAGGCTAA
- the fliH gene encoding flagellar assembly protein FliH, whose translation MAKVIAEDKLSKHTMDKYKFKVFSMNAGNADEDSVQTSENQSVQRESVHVEGSHVQELNEVDSSALSTGSKDSLIESLMKKTDEMSSNFIKLQMKLETMSDEHKLELEKVKDEAFQKGVETGLEQAKGNLDKSYEEGLSHFTSSVEKLENSAKEFEIALEGIKGSLIEAACDIAKEVISIELSENSNEIAKVLSEELLKELQSASKVKLKVNPKNHGAISQALSSMQHVEILSDNAVSEGGVIVLSDAGNIDAQIKKRFERVKRAALSE comes from the coding sequence TTGGCTAAGGTTATTGCTGAAGATAAATTATCTAAACATACTATGGATAAATACAAATTTAAAGTATTTTCTATGAATGCAGGCAACGCTGATGAAGATAGTGTGCAAACATCAGAAAACCAGAGTGTACAGAGAGAAAGTGTTCATGTAGAAGGTTCACATGTCCAAGAGTTGAATGAAGTTGATTCATCTGCATTAAGCACTGGCTCAAAAGACTCATTAATAGAGTCTTTAATGAAAAAAACCGATGAGATGAGTTCGAACTTTATCAAGCTGCAAATGAAGCTTGAAACAATGAGTGACGAACATAAGCTCGAACTTGAAAAAGTAAAAGATGAAGCATTTCAAAAAGGTGTAGAAACTGGACTTGAGCAAGCTAAAGGTAATTTGGATAAAAGTTATGAAGAGGGCTTAAGCCATTTCACATCATCTGTAGAAAAACTAGAAAACAGTGCTAAAGAGTTTGAAATAGCACTAGAAGGGATAAAAGGATCTTTAATTGAAGCGGCTTGCGATATAGCAAAAGAGGTAATATCTATTGAGTTATCTGAAAATTCAAATGAGATTGCTAAAGTTTTATCAGAGGAGCTACTAAAAGAACTTCAAAGTGCATCAAAAGTAAAACTAAAAGTAAATCCTAAAAATCATGGAGCGATCTCTCAAGCACTAAGTTCGATGCAACATGTAGAGATCCTCTCAGATAATGCTGTTAGTGAAGGCGGCGTTATAGTACTGAGCGATGCCGGAAATATTGATGCTCAAATTAAAAAAAGATTTGAGAGAGTTAAGCGTGCTGCTTTAAGCGAGTAA
- the hisC gene encoding histidinol-phosphate transaminase has translation MKFNKHIENIKTYEGGKPIELVVREFGIKPEDVVKLASNENPNGCSSKVQEAVRNIVANMALYPDDSMMKLKAGLARRFDLKDENIIIGSGSDQIIELAIHAKANKDSKVLVNGVTFAMYDVYSKHIGCEIIKTTSTDSHDLEQFYTLYKEHNPDIIFLCTPNNPTGDATDAKDIFEFISKIDNDTLVVVDGAYMEYAKYKDSNKAIEPKELIEKFENVLYLGTFSKAYGLGGMRVGYGLGRADIIKQLYKLRPPFNITTLSLEAASVALEDEEFVKNSIEMNFNEMKRYENFANEQKIDIIESYTNFITLCFVNPRNSTDIADALLKRGMIVRDLSGYGMNAIRVTVGKPEQNSRFFELLLEYL, from the coding sequence ATGAAATTTAATAAACACATTGAAAATATAAAAACTTATGAAGGTGGAAAACCTATTGAGTTAGTTGTTCGTGAATTTGGTATTAAACCAGAAGATGTTGTAAAACTTGCTTCAAACGAGAATCCAAACGGATGTTCAAGCAAAGTGCAAGAAGCTGTAAGAAACATAGTTGCAAATATGGCTTTGTATCCTGATGATTCTATGATGAAACTAAAAGCTGGGCTTGCACGTCGTTTTGATCTAAAAGATGAGAACATAATCATCGGTTCAGGAAGCGATCAGATTATAGAACTTGCTATACATGCAAAAGCAAATAAAGATAGTAAAGTTTTAGTAAACGGCGTTACATTTGCAATGTATGATGTGTATTCAAAACATATCGGTTGTGAGATCATTAAAACAACTTCGACTGATTCACATGACCTTGAGCAGTTTTATACGCTTTATAAAGAACATAATCCAGATATCATTTTTTTATGTACACCAAACAATCCGACAGGTGATGCTACTGACGCTAAAGATATATTTGAATTCATATCAAAAATAGACAATGATACTCTTGTAGTAGTTGATGGTGCATATATGGAATATGCAAAATATAAAGACTCTAACAAAGCTATTGAGCCAAAAGAATTAATAGAAAAGTTTGAAAATGTATTGTATTTAGGGACTTTCTCAAAAGCTTATGGTCTTGGCGGTATGCGTGTTGGATACGGTCTTGGACGTGCTGATATAATTAAGCAGTTATATAAACTTCGTCCACCATTTAATATTACAACACTTTCACTTGAAGCAGCTTCTGTGGCACTAGAAGATGAAGAGTTTGTAAAAAATAGTATTGAAATGAATTTTAACGAGATGAAACGGTATGAAAATTTCGCAAATGAACAAAAAATAGATATAATTGAAAGCTATACAAACTTTATAACTTTATGTTTCGTAAATCCGAGAAATTCTACTGATATTGCAGATGCACTTCTTAAGCGTGGAATGATAGTTAGAGATTTAAGTGGGTATGGGATGAATGCTATCAGGGTTACTGTTGGTAAACCTGAACAAAATAGCAGATTTTTTGAGTTACTTTTAGAATATTTATAA